Proteins encoded together in one Chitinophaga varians window:
- a CDS encoding TatD family hydrolase produces MFWIDTHAHLYSDEFLADQQEMVKRALDAGVTTLLLPNIDESSITAMLKLEAAYPKNCFAMMGLHPCYVKPDVENQMRLIKDWLIHRSFKAIGEIGLDFYWDKSLAEQQYQAFREQLQLAKQYKLPVSIHSREATRECIHEVKTLQDGNLSGVFHCFSGTLEEAKEIISLGFYLGIGGVATFKKSGLDKIIENIDLEHIVLETDAPYLAPVPYRGKRNESAYIPLIGEKVADIKNLKIEDVAAITSSNARKLFKTL; encoded by the coding sequence ATGTTCTGGATCGATACGCACGCCCATTTATACTCGGATGAATTTCTGGCCGACCAGCAGGAGATGGTGAAACGTGCCCTGGATGCCGGGGTGACCACCCTGCTGCTGCCCAATATTGACGAATCGTCCATTACCGCCATGCTGAAACTGGAAGCTGCGTATCCCAAAAACTGTTTTGCCATGATGGGGCTGCACCCCTGTTATGTGAAGCCGGACGTGGAAAATCAGATGCGGCTTATCAAAGACTGGCTGATACACCGCTCTTTCAAGGCCATTGGAGAGATAGGGCTGGATTTTTACTGGGACAAGTCGCTGGCGGAGCAGCAGTACCAGGCGTTCCGGGAGCAGCTGCAACTGGCGAAGCAATACAAACTGCCCGTGTCCATCCATAGCCGCGAGGCCACACGGGAATGTATACACGAAGTAAAAACCTTACAGGATGGCAATCTCAGCGGCGTGTTCCACTGCTTTTCGGGTACGCTGGAAGAAGCTAAAGAGATCATCAGCCTCGGATTTTACCTGGGCATCGGGGGAGTGGCCACATTTAAAAAATCCGGGCTCGACAAAATCATCGAAAACATTGACCTGGAACACATCGTACTGGAAACGGACGCGCCTTACCTGGCACCGGTGCCTTACCGCGGCAAACGTAATGAAAGTGCCTATATCCCATTGATCGGTGAAAAGGTGGCAGATATAAAAAATCTAAAAATAGAAGACGTAGCCGCTATTACCAGCAGCAATGCGCGCAAATTATTCAAAACGCTCTAA
- the aqpZ gene encoding aquaporin Z has protein sequence MNVSLTQKFIAEFFGTLVLVLIGCGSAVIAGSHVGLLGISFAFGLSVLTMVYAIGHISGCHINPAITISMLAFGKISGKDAGAYIVAQILGAIAAAGILYCIAGGRAEYSLAANGLGQNGIGDNYQDHYNVASGLIFEIVFTAIFLVVIHGATSKNNSNGALAGVAIGLSLTMIHIVGIPVTGVSVNPARSIGPALFVGGDALAHLWIFIVGPVIGGLIGGAIWKLYDKA, from the coding sequence ATGAATGTTTCGTTAACGCAAAAGTTCATTGCAGAATTCTTCGGCACGCTGGTGCTGGTGCTGATCGGTTGCGGCAGCGCCGTAATTGCCGGCAGTCACGTAGGTCTTCTGGGCATTTCTTTTGCCTTCGGCCTGTCGGTGCTGACGATGGTATATGCCATCGGCCATATCTCCGGATGCCACATTAACCCGGCTATTACCATTTCCATGCTGGCCTTCGGCAAAATTTCCGGTAAAGATGCGGGCGCTTACATCGTTGCGCAGATACTGGGCGCTATTGCCGCGGCAGGCATCCTCTACTGCATCGCAGGCGGCAGGGCCGAGTATTCCCTGGCAGCCAACGGACTGGGACAGAACGGTATCGGCGACAACTATCAGGACCACTACAATGTAGCCAGCGGCCTGATCTTTGAAATCGTTTTCACCGCTATCTTCCTGGTAGTGATCCACGGCGCCACCAGCAAAAACAACAGCAACGGCGCACTGGCAGGCGTAGCCATCGGTCTCTCCCTGACCATGATCCACATCGTGGGCATTCCTGTTACCGGTGTGTCTGTAAATCCTGCCCGCAGCATAGGCCCGGCACTCTTCGTAGGTGGTGATGCGCTGGCCCACCTCTGGATATTCATCGTAGGCCCCGTTATTGGCGGGCTTATCGGCGGAGCCATCTGGAAGCTTTATGACAAAGCCTAA
- a CDS encoding polysaccharide deacetylase family protein, protein MFYLTKTPGILKALYKSCIWDLSPANNNVYLTFDDGPHPEATPFILEQLKKYDAQGTFFCIGKNVVEHPDIYQQILEAGHSTGNHTHNHVNGWKTSTDKYIENILEAGKYISSPLFRPPYGRITPFQVKQLKRTVPGTKIIMWDVLSADFDQEIDGEACVQNVVFKMKPGSIVVFHDSTKAWDRMSYALPRVLEYCKKQGYNMAAIH, encoded by the coding sequence TTGTTCTATCTTACCAAAACACCCGGCATACTGAAAGCTTTGTACAAAAGCTGCATATGGGACCTTTCTCCTGCAAACAATAACGTGTACCTGACTTTCGATGATGGCCCCCATCCGGAAGCCACCCCGTTCATCCTCGAACAGCTGAAAAAATATGATGCTCAAGGCACGTTTTTCTGTATCGGTAAAAATGTGGTGGAGCATCCGGACATCTATCAGCAGATACTGGAAGCAGGGCATAGCACAGGCAATCATACCCACAATCATGTGAACGGCTGGAAGACCAGCACTGACAAGTATATCGAAAACATTCTCGAGGCTGGGAAATACATCAGTTCACCGCTTTTCAGACCACCCTACGGCAGAATTACGCCCTTCCAGGTAAAACAGCTGAAACGGACCGTTCCCGGTACCAAAATCATCATGTGGGATGTATTGAGCGCGGATTTTGACCAGGAGATAGATGGTGAAGCCTGTGTACAGAACGTGGTTTTCAAAATGAAGCCTGGTTCTATTGTGGTGTTCCACGACAGCACCAAAGCGTGGGACCGGATGTCTTATGCCTTGCCGCGGGTGTTGGAATACTGCAAAAAGCAGGGCTATAACATGGCCGCCATCCATTAA
- the gltX gene encoding glutamate--tRNA ligase: MDNKKVRVRFAPSPTGGLHLGGVRTVLFNYLFAKQHKGDFILRIEDTDQTRYVPGAEEYINETLRWCGLSPDESPAAGGPYAPYRQSERKPLYRQYAEQLVQSGHAYYAFDTPEELESMRERLKTPENPQPQYNHRIREKMRNSFSLSEAEVKELLASNTPHVIRIKMPADQEMTFTDMIRGEVTFNTGQVDDKVLLKADGMPTYHLAVVVDDYLMKITHAFRGEEWLPSAPVHILLWKHLGWEADMPQWAHLPLILKPDGNGKLSKRDGDRLGFPVYAMNWTDPRSNEFTKGFRELGFLPEAFINMLAMLGWNDGTEQEIFSLEELVNKFSIDRVHKAGAKFDFEKAKWFNHQYLHHKDNESLARLFAPVLEEKGVEARPEYVATVAGLVKERCYFVNEIWDHGFFFFEAPAAYDEAAVKPKWNADKAAFFTAWSEKLDDVSAFTAPELEASFKALAAEKNIKMGELQLPFRIMLTGGKFGPPVFDIAATIGLTETRTRIAKGVAAFNS, encoded by the coding sequence ATGGATAATAAAAAAGTAAGAGTGCGTTTTGCCCCCAGTCCTACTGGTGGCCTACATCTTGGAGGTGTTCGCACTGTATTGTTCAACTATTTGTTTGCAAAGCAGCATAAAGGCGACTTTATCCTGCGTATCGAAGATACTGACCAGACCCGCTATGTGCCGGGCGCGGAAGAATATATTAATGAAACGCTGCGTTGGTGCGGCCTCTCCCCCGACGAAAGCCCTGCGGCAGGCGGCCCTTATGCCCCGTACCGCCAGAGCGAGCGTAAACCGCTGTACCGCCAGTATGCGGAACAACTGGTACAATCCGGTCATGCCTATTACGCATTTGACACCCCCGAAGAACTGGAGAGCATGCGTGAAAGGCTGAAAACGCCTGAGAATCCGCAGCCTCAGTACAATCACAGGATCAGGGAAAAAATGCGCAACTCCTTCTCCCTCTCCGAAGCGGAAGTAAAGGAGCTGCTGGCCAGCAATACCCCGCACGTTATCCGTATAAAAATGCCTGCCGACCAGGAAATGACCTTTACCGATATGATCCGCGGTGAAGTGACTTTCAACACCGGCCAGGTAGATGATAAAGTTTTGCTGAAAGCGGATGGTATGCCTACCTATCACCTCGCCGTGGTGGTAGACGATTACCTGATGAAAATAACCCACGCCTTCCGCGGAGAAGAATGGCTGCCTTCTGCACCCGTTCACATCCTCCTGTGGAAACACCTGGGCTGGGAAGCGGATATGCCGCAGTGGGCGCACCTGCCGCTGATCCTCAAACCGGACGGCAACGGTAAACTCAGCAAACGCGATGGCGACCGCCTCGGTTTCCCGGTATATGCCATGAACTGGACAGACCCGCGTTCCAACGAGTTCACCAAAGGTTTCCGCGAACTGGGTTTCCTGCCTGAAGCCTTCATCAATATGCTGGCAATGCTCGGCTGGAACGACGGTACCGAACAGGAAATTTTCTCCCTGGAAGAACTGGTCAACAAGTTCTCTATCGACCGTGTACACAAAGCCGGCGCTAAATTCGACTTTGAAAAGGCGAAGTGGTTCAACCACCAGTACCTGCATCATAAAGACAACGAAAGCCTGGCCCGCCTCTTTGCCCCAGTGCTGGAAGAAAAAGGCGTAGAAGCCCGGCCTGAATATGTGGCCACCGTAGCCGGACTGGTGAAAGAACGCTGCTATTTTGTAAATGAAATTTGGGACCACGGCTTCTTTTTCTTTGAAGCGCCGGCCGCTTATGATGAAGCTGCTGTAAAACCCAAATGGAACGCGGACAAAGCCGCTTTCTTTACCGCCTGGTCTGAAAAGCTGGATGATGTTTCCGCTTTCACGGCGCCTGAGCTGGAAGCCAGCTTTAAAGCGCTCGCAGCAGAGAAAAACATCAAAATGGGCGAACTGCAGCTGCCTTTCCGTATTATGCTCACCGGCGGCAAATTCGGTCCTCCGGTATTTGACATTGCAGCCACAATAGGGCTCACAGAAACCCGTACCCGCATTGCCAAAGGCGTAGCGGCTTTTAACAGCTGA
- a CDS encoding asparaginase, translating into MSKILIIYTGGTVGMIYDDKTKALRPIGFNEIRNNLPELYRMGIDFYVYAFNPPIDSSDMQPEIWVELASIIEDRYDRYDGFVILHGSDTMAFTASALSFMLENLSKPVILTGSQLPIGKIRTDAKENIITAMEIACSRHNNGSQASMVPEVCIYFDFSLFRGNRSKKYNAEKFEAFYTMNYPQLAEAGIDIKYKQQFILPTPSAPLKVHKELETNITVLKLFPGITRSAVEAILSVPGLKGVIMETFGSGNTNTQPWFIESIKKVIDNGAIVVDITQCDGGSVELGKYETSQHLVEAGVVSGHDMTFEAAVTKLMFVLGQGLTKAECKKMIETSLRGELTPIEVY; encoded by the coding sequence ATGAGTAAAATTCTGATAATCTACACGGGCGGCACAGTAGGCATGATCTACGATGACAAGACCAAAGCGCTCCGCCCGATCGGCTTCAATGAAATACGGAACAATTTACCGGAACTATACCGGATGGGGATTGATTTTTACGTGTATGCGTTCAACCCGCCTATCGATTCCTCAGACATGCAGCCGGAAATATGGGTGGAACTGGCCAGTATCATTGAAGACCGTTATGACCGCTACGATGGATTTGTGATTCTTCACGGCTCAGACACCATGGCGTTTACTGCCTCCGCGCTGAGCTTCATGCTGGAGAACCTGTCCAAACCCGTTATCCTCACCGGTTCACAGCTGCCCATCGGTAAAATCCGTACCGACGCGAAGGAGAACATTATCACCGCCATGGAAATAGCCTGCTCACGGCATAACAACGGCAGTCAGGCATCGATGGTACCGGAAGTATGTATTTATTTCGACTTCTCCCTCTTCCGCGGCAACCGTTCCAAGAAATACAACGCCGAAAAATTTGAAGCGTTCTATACCATGAACTATCCACAGCTGGCGGAAGCAGGTATAGACATCAAATACAAACAGCAATTTATTCTGCCCACACCTTCTGCGCCGCTGAAAGTGCATAAGGAGCTGGAAACCAATATCACCGTATTGAAGCTGTTCCCCGGCATTACCCGCAGCGCCGTGGAAGCCATTCTCAGCGTTCCCGGCCTGAAAGGCGTGATCATGGAGACATTTGGCAGTGGCAATACCAATACCCAGCCATGGTTTATCGAAAGCATCAAAAAAGTGATCGATAACGGCGCTATCGTAGTAGACATCACCCAATGTGATGGCGGCTCCGTGGAACTGGGCAAATACGAAACCAGCCAGCACCTGGTGGAAGCAGGCGTTGTCAGCGGTCATGATATGACCTTTGAAGCAGCAGTGACCAAGCTGATGTTTGTACTGGGACAGGGCCTTACCAAAGCAGAATGCAAAAAAATGATCGAAACTTCGCTGCGTGGTGAACTGACGCCGATAGAAGTGTATTAA